A genome region from Bacillaceae bacterium IKA-2 includes the following:
- the dcuS gene encoding DcuS/MalK family sensor histidine kinase has protein sequence MVFEKFPLRAKIIFLVFCVVILALFVNNYLTSSSIEKITISNIEGKASDVSKTVALSPIVTDALNGEIDDLVLQEYIEKIRQATDALFIVVLDMDRIRKTHPLQEQVGKQFVGGDEEPAFRGIENITIAEGTLGFSLRYFTPVYNDEGDQIGVVVVGVLLEDVKSTVTDNRAILIIGTFLSFLIGIIGAIFLSKKIKDILFGMEPAEIAKLLEERSAMLHYAREGIVAVDLDRKITLINSEGERLFKKINHCQGYYLGKEIDEILPNSRMNKILKTGISELDHEIAYNGINLVVNRVPIYVDNKIVGAVATFRNKTELKKMAEELTGVKVYASALRSQTHEFMNKLHVILGMVHMKSYDELVDFVRKTTNNIQTDVGYITKHIKDPILAGFILGKLSYARERDAQLQFKKDCHIPVAKNSDDTHELITILSNLIDNALDAVQGCSTKRIEVCFKFIDSLIYLRVRDTGVGISEEQLEEIFKKNYTTKGEERGMGLYLIQQSLERINGKIVVISEEGIGTTIDVEIPFQAEE, from the coding sequence GTCTAAAACGGTCGCTCTATCACCGATTGTTACCGATGCGTTAAATGGGGAAATAGATGATCTGGTTTTACAAGAGTACATTGAAAAAATTAGACAGGCTACTGATGCCCTTTTTATTGTTGTTCTTGATATGGACAGAATTAGAAAAACACATCCACTTCAAGAGCAAGTAGGTAAACAATTTGTTGGTGGTGATGAAGAACCTGCTTTTCGAGGGATTGAAAATATTACTATTGCTGAAGGGACATTAGGCTTTTCATTACGATATTTCACGCCTGTATATAACGATGAAGGAGATCAAATTGGGGTAGTCGTAGTAGGAGTATTGCTAGAAGATGTGAAAAGTACTGTAACAGATAATCGAGCTATACTTATTATTGGAACTTTTCTAAGCTTTTTAATAGGAATTATCGGAGCAATCTTTTTATCGAAAAAAATCAAAGATATCCTCTTTGGAATGGAGCCTGCCGAGATTGCAAAGCTATTAGAAGAAAGAAGTGCTATGCTTCACTATGCAAGAGAGGGAATTGTTGCTGTCGATTTAGATAGAAAGATTACCCTTATTAATAGTGAAGGAGAACGCTTATTTAAAAAAATTAATCATTGTCAGGGCTATTACCTCGGTAAAGAAATTGATGAAATACTTCCAAACTCTCGAATGAATAAAATACTTAAAACAGGAATTTCTGAACTAGATCATGAGATAGCCTATAATGGAATAAATTTAGTAGTAAATCGTGTTCCTATCTATGTAGATAACAAAATTGTTGGTGCAGTAGCAACTTTTCGGAATAAGACAGAATTAAAAAAGATGGCCGAAGAACTAACTGGCGTAAAAGTATACGCTAGTGCATTAAGGTCTCAGACACACGAATTTATGAATAAATTGCATGTCATTTTAGGTATGGTTCACATGAAGAGCTACGATGAACTAGTCGACTTTGTTAGAAAAACTACAAATAATATCCAAACAGATGTTGGTTATATCACGAAACATATTAAAGACCCTATTTTGGCAGGGTTTATCCTCGGAAAACTAAGCTATGCAAGAGAGCGTGATGCACAGTTACAGTTTAAAAAGGATTGTCATATTCCAGTTGCCAAAAATTCTGATGATACACATGAATTGATTACAATTTTAAGTAATTTAATAGATAATGCTTTAGATGCAGTTCAAGGCTGCTCTACAAAACGAATTGAAGTTTGTTTCAAATTTATAGATAGCTTAATCTATCTTCGTGTTCGTGATACTGGTGTTGGAATTTCCGAAGAGCAGCTAGAAGAAATTTTCAAAAAAAATTACACTACAAAAGGTGAAGAACGAGGAATGGGGTTGTATCTTATTCAACAGAGCTTAGAAAGAATAAATGGAAAAATAGTTGTTATTTCTGAAGAAGGAATAGGGACGACGATAGATGTTGAAATTCCATTTCAAGCCGAGGAGTGA
- a CDS encoding response regulator, with protein sequence MLIKVLIVEDDPMVAEFNRRYLEKIDGYELVEIATNVNDAIEILNQKTVDLILLDIYMPNKTGWDLLTKIRSCAKAVDIIVISAACDNESIQKALRFGVVDYLIKPFEFERFCTALNDYKVDKSIIDNQSKLRQEDLDNQFFNKNSKQGMLQELPKGLTENTLKLVLRHVKTIEISPFSTEELSRKTGISRVSLRKYLNFMNEINVLEIEVVYGTVGRPVYKYRLLSDNDEMIKSYLK encoded by the coding sequence GTGCTAATAAAAGTATTAATTGTTGAAGATGATCCTATGGTTGCAGAATTCAATCGGCGTTACTTAGAAAAAATTGATGGTTATGAATTAGTAGAAATTGCAACGAATGTGAATGATGCAATCGAAATACTAAACCAGAAAACGGTTGATTTAATATTATTGGATATTTATATGCCAAATAAAACTGGCTGGGATTTACTTACAAAAATTAGAAGTTGTGCAAAAGCGGTTGATATTATTGTTATTTCAGCAGCATGTGACAATGAAAGTATTCAAAAAGCATTACGATTTGGTGTAGTTGACTATTTAATAAAGCCATTTGAATTTGAACGATTTTGTACAGCGCTAAATGACTATAAAGTCGATAAATCTATCATCGATAACCAATCTAAACTGCGTCAAGAAGATTTGGATAATCAATTTTTTAATAAAAATTCTAAGCAGGGGATGCTTCAAGAATTACCGAAGGGATTAACGGAAAATACGTTAAAATTAGTTTTGCGTCATGTGAAAACAATCGAAATATCACCATTTTCTACAGAAGAATTATCCCGAAAAACTGGAATTTCGAGGGTTTCTTTACGGAAATATTTAAACTTTATGAATGAAATTAATGTGTTAGAAATAGAGGTTGTTTATGGGACCGTTGGTAGGCCAGTTTATAAGTATCGATTGCTTTCGGATAATGATGAAATGATAAAAAGTTATTTAAAATAA